A genome region from Hevea brasiliensis isolate MT/VB/25A 57/8 chromosome 7, ASM3005281v1, whole genome shotgun sequence includes the following:
- the LOC110664229 gene encoding putative U-box domain-containing protein 50, with translation MDSHVEKVYVILGNDLQDGFKTLDWALRKWKPNPFSIVILHVTCNISKDFVYTPFGKLPANSVSEEKLLVLRKYEQEKIEKLISKYISFCGKVKAEILKVEKSDEPIHKVIVDLISRLKITKLVMGLTFMKSSSWKSKNAISGSFYIHQHKPNFCEFFIICGGKLVLLRGESEEAIMEDDQGVNVAKRGNIKTWLGKMFTEGRNSSRMSASSKCLESKNSQNQWENCALEIHNYYEHLLSLNLDEEICEEENEILQAGPLEAVVQDPTDSTMSVASKMEVMRSKIDDAQKIIQLKKEEAKLNAERSAKAEWVLSVCNSRVEELEAKIREEVTTQIEIKKSLDNEKEQIQEIMSDIAENENRLNSLLELKSELSNKLQLSTLARSHGEAQLEKAVLARAEMVREIEELRQQRDVLQRRIEFCKEKDAIGMVTKHNEITCGYREYTAEDIRLATDGFSESLRLKSNGDWTNVYRGRIHNSTVAIKILNSETGFSREDFLDKVKFLNNIRHPHLVAMVGFCSEQKCIIFEYLHNGGLREILFSSERNNKKRDRVLRWRDRIRIAHEVCSGLAFLHSAKPRPIVHGHLTASNILLDRNLVAKISGFGLSQCYNENYDMHPDIRAFGVLLLHLLTGRNWAGPLEDAKMDRSTLAGVLDERAGQWPLDLAEELVGIAMKCMPCNLRSDTDFSIATVMEELDRARKRADETVARGRCESFVKGGVDKEESNEVPSIFVCPILQDVMKNPHVAADGFSYELEAIEEWLGTGHDTSPMTNLRLKHKFLTPNHTLRSLIQEWHNRKSNVTS, from the exons ATGGATTCTCATGTGGAGAAGGTCTATGTGATTCTTGGGAATGATTTACAAGATGGATTCAAGACTCTGGATTGGGCACTTAGGAAATGGAAACCCAATCCATTCTCTATAGTCATTCTTCATGTGACTTGCAACATTTCCAAGGACTTCGTTTACACCCCAT TTGGGAAGCTCCCTGCAAATTCTGTGAGTGAAGAAAAGCTGCTAGTTCTTAGGAAGTATGAGCAAGAAAAGATAGAGAAATTAATCTCCAAGTACATATCTTTCTGTGGGAAG GTAAAGGCTGAAATCTTGAAAGTAGAAAAATCTGATGAACCCATTCATAAAGTCATAGTAGATTTGATCTCAAGACTCAAGATAACCAAATTGGTCATGGGATTAACATTCATGAAGTCTTCATCATG GAAATCAAAGAATGCAATCAGTGGATCATTCTACATCCACCAGCATAAACCAAATTTTTGCGAGTTCTTCATAATATGTGGAGGGAAGTTGGTATTGCttagaggagaaagtgaagaagcAATCATGGAGGATGATCAAGGAGTCAATGTTGCAAAAAGGGGTAATATAAAAACTTGGCTAGGAAAAATGTTCACAGAAGGAAGAAATTCTAGCCGCATGTCTGCCTCATCAAAATGCCTAGAATCAAAAAATTCACAAAATCAGTGGGAAAATTGTGCCTTAGAGATTCATAATTATTATGAGCATTTGTTGTCTTTGAATTTGGATGAAGAGATTTGCGAGGAAGAGAATGAAATTTTGCAGGCTGGTCCATTGGAAGCAGTTGTGCAAGATCCCACTGATTCTACCATG AGTGTGGCTTCGAAAATGGAAGTCATGAGAAGTAAAATAGATGACGCACAGAAAATAATCCAGTTGAAAAAGGAAGAGGCTAAGCTCAATGCAGAAAGGTCTGCAAAAGCTGAATGGGTTTTGAGTGTATGCAATAGCAGG GTGGAGGAGCTTGAAGCCAAGATAAGAGAAGAGGTCACGACTCAAATAGAGATAAAGAAATCATTGGATAATGAGAAAGAGCAAATTCAAGAAATTATGAGTGATATTGCAGAAAACGAGAATAGATTAAACTCACTTCTTGAACTCAAATCAGAGCTCTCCAACAAGCTCCAGTTATCAACTTTGGCAAGATCACATGGAGAAGCTCAACTAGAGAAGGCAGTCCTTGCAAGAGCAGAAATGGTGAGGGAGATCGAAGAGCTAAGGCAACAAAGAGACGTTCTTCAACGTAGAATTGAGTTTTGTAAAGAAAAAGATGCAATAGGAATGGTAACAAAGCATAACGAGATAACTTGTGGCTACAGGGAGTATACTGCAGAGGATATTAGATTAGCAACAGATGGTTTTTCAGAGAGTCTGAGATTAAAATCCAATGGTGATTGGACCAATGTATATCGAGGACGTATTCATAATTCAACTGTTGCAATCAAAATCCTCAATTCTGAGACAGGATTCTCCAGGGAAGATTTTCTAGACAAG GTTAAGTTCCTGAATAACATTAGGCACCCTCATTTGGTTGCCATGGTGGGTTTCTGCTCCGAGCAAAAATGCATCATTTTTGAATACCTGCACAACGGTGGCCTAAGGGAGATCTTGTTTTCCTCTGAAAGAAACAATAAGAAAAGAGACCGGGTCCTCCGGTGGCGAGATCGAATCCGAATAGCCCACGAGGTTTGTTCAGGTCTAGCCTTTCTACACTCGGCTAAGCCTAGGCCCATTGTTCATGGTCACTTGACCGCATCCAACATCCTCCTGGACCGCAATCTAGTTGCTAAGATAAGTGGGTTTGGGCTGAGCCAATGCTACAATGAAAATTACGATATGCATCCCGATATTCGAGCTTTTGGAGTTCTGTTATTGCATCTTCTGACTGGTAGAAATTGGGCTGGGCCTTTGGAAGATGCAAAAATGGATCGGTCGACCCTTGCTGGGGTTCTGGATGAGAGGGCAGGACAATGGCCGTTGGATTTGGCTGAGGAACTCGTTGGGATAGCAATGAAGTGCATGCCCTGTAACCTTAGGTCTGATACAGATTTCAGTATAGCAACAGTAATGGAAGAGCTTGATAGGGCAAGGAAAAGGGCTGATGAGACAGTTGCTAGAGGTAGATGTGAGTCTTTTGTTAAAGGAGGTGTTGACAAAGAAGAGTCCAATGAAGTACCTAGCATTTTCGTCTGCCCTATATTGCAG GACGTAATGAAGAACCCACATGTAGCAGCAGATGGATTTTCTTACGAGTTAGAAGCAATAGAGGAATGGCTGGGGACGGGACACGATACTTCACCAATGACAAACTTAAGGCTTAAGCACAAATTCCTAACCCCTAATCACACTCTTCGTTCCCTCATCCAAGAATGGCACAACAGGAAATCCAATGTGACCTCATGA